The sequence below is a genomic window from Wyeomyia smithii strain HCP4-BCI-WySm-NY-G18 chromosome 1, ASM2978416v1, whole genome shotgun sequence.
AAGTACTGTGCCTGTGGATTCAAATTTTTCCGCTAGACGCTCAATCGTTGATCTGGCAGAACGAATTTCGGTAGTATGAGATGATGGAGATGCCGTTAGTAGTATACCGGATGCGCTACACAACGCACTACTTTCGATATTAGGTTGTAATGCACGGCATGAGAAAATTCGATTGTCGAGAACTCCAACTCTCATCTGAATGGATAATATTCACTTGGCGCAAAAACAGGGAGGGTTAGAAATAAAAAACGCAACGATAAACTAAGTTCATCAACATCAGTCAGTTTTACTTCTATCAGAACTTTAATAGGAGGTTTAATCTGTTAATTAAACATTTGCTACTGTTGTCGCCAATAATAAACCAGTAACTATTTCTCTACTAGGCAAAAACAAACCTTGTTAATTAGAAAATAGAtaataagaaaaaattaaatagtaATTTCACTTTCCGTTGTATTCACTTCCATTTCCACTTGGACCGGTTGCTCCAAACTTTGTTTCGAAAGACCGTTCAAGGATTCTTGCTTGGTTAAGCCGATTACAATGTCCTCCATAACATCTTGATTGATGTTTTTAGACATTTGATACAGCATGAACCATTGACCGAAGTTAGCTTCACGTACAAGTCTCTGCACCCTGCCGTAGCTGATCGAACCCAACTGAAAGTAGAGCAGCTTTTCCCGAACGCACTGGCAGCTTAGTTGAAACATCCTGAAAATAATCTGCATTCCGGAAATCACCGCTAGGCAGATGAACCATAGCCAAAGAAAGGCGAATATCTTCTCGTTAACAATATTCTGCGGCAACAGACACAGAGCGTCGTGATTTTGCGTACTTCCACTGGGACCAACGGTTGAAAATTCACATTTCGCTATTTTTGGGAAGACCAGCGAGTTGTGAGTCATCCATGTGTCCATATCTAGCGTCATGAGAGCCTGCATAGCCGGCTGATAATTATACCAAAATCCAGTGAtgatgaaattcaatagtaacATGTTCAGAAGCACCAAAGCGAAGTTCAGCAACTCGCAGAAAATAAACAGGTACGCGTACTTCAATTGCTTACTACGAGGCTCCTGTCTTAAATAGTGCAAAGTGCGCCGCTTCCTCTTCGTTGTCCAGGCGTCCGGGGGAAAAATGGATGCTAGATTGGGTGATATTTTCACGAATTTTGGtataattttaaacaaaataactTATATCGGGGCAACTTACTTAAACCGGAGCACAATGTCGCCATCCGGCATCCTTCAAAGCATCGCCAGAGATGCTTAGGAAGAGACAATAAAAATGCTTGTATGGTCAATAAAAAAGAAACCCATTGGTAGTATTTTTGGTACACCCGTTGTTCCTTAGGGATTTGTCCcatttttcggccaattttTACGAAATCCCATTTGGCATCAACTGAAAAAGAAGTCGTCCAGTTTCATCTTACCAAAAACCTATTACAAAGCTTACCAAATTGAGGATCTTTGCTTATGTAAGTGCCCAGTGTCCAACAGTAGCTATTTATGCTTGACTTTATCGCAGAGGATCCACTGGTAATGCAGTCAATCGGTTCCCCAAAATAGGCACGTGCGGACAGCAGAATTGTTGAGAAAATTAGCACATACAGAGTGGCACGGCTGTGTAAACGCCATACTGTATTGGTGGTGTCCACAGGCTTCACCTGTAGCATCTCACGCAACGAGTTTGTGAGACCAATCATTTTGTGGAGGAAAGGAAATAACTTTTACTTTCTACTGTACTCACAGTATACGTTTTTAATAGGTTTTAAACCGAAGCCGCTTAAACTGAACTAAGAGCAATAATAACTGTATTTTGCTGGTGGAAGAAAACTGCTAGAAAAAAAGAAGCAACAAAAACTacacagaaaaatgaaaacacccaaatatgcgtatttgCAACGCAAATCAGCACTTTTGTGCGAGAAGCGAACTTTTAGAtaaaggcctaaacacaatagaccttcctatctgcgctagtattagtggtcgatttcactaatacaagtttaattttggttgcaaaaaatcaacacgctggtagtaacaaaaaatttcctcctgccccgagcttttattcaagttgtaagccgattttaagttttatttcatctggttTTCCACTAACACAAAGTTtgttaatgtcgttttcgttttcgcggtgtactacactcaaatgacacttttgacaccgaaaatgttttatttgatttttcgtgttacccttttgctgtctctccctacactttttctgtcactgatgacacccaaaaacgtcaaaaaagcagagtgtgctgtaggaagttaccaacacattcacacgtatgtgtcaaaactggtttgttttggttttcgttccacgtggtaaagtgtcaggtaaattttttctcagcaaaTTTGCGagaatggaaacgagacaaaatgacgaatgcgataatgaccaaaacaaaacgaattgacagctatcccattattacgcataccaatgcaatgacactgaaaatgttttatttgaagctgcaaagtatagcacggaaaaagtgtagtacaccgcgaaaacgaaaacgacataaaacaggtaacactaatgaaccaggattcataagtgaaatatttttcgaaatagaATATCAGCTGATGTTTTTggtgaaaacaaatcgattttattagaatacagactaagcctgtattggtgagatcttgcgtagaaagctctatagAGCTTTCTTctccagatctcaccaatacaggcttagtcttattctaataaaatcgatttgttttcaaccaaaaaatcagctgatattcaatttcgaaaaatatttcacttatgaatcctagttcagtagtgttacctgttttaacaaactttgttttaagagaaaaatagatgaaataaaactaaaaatcggcttacaacttgaataaaagttcggagcaagaggaaattttttgttaccaccagcgtgttgattacttgcaaccaaaaataaaacttgtattagtgaaatcgaccactaataatAGCGCAAATAGGAAGGTCTATGGATACGCTGCggttgcgtttgcggcaatttgacagttagcccatatattttttgtcaaattaacgtcaacgcaacgcaaacgccATTGTGCCTGGGCCTGGTAGTGATTtctcgcgtaacttttcaaaagggTCTAAGTAACATTGAGatgatatcgcggatatcatgttagAAAACCAGGAGACtatagaccttcctatctgcgctagtattagtggtcgatttcactaatacaagttttatttttggttgcaagtaatcaacacgctggtggtaacaaaaaatttcctcctgccccgaacttttattcaatttgtcAGCCGATATTTAGTTCACTTTCATCtgtttttccactaaaacaaagtttgttaaaacaggtaacactaatgaactaggattcataagtgaaatatttttcgaaattgaatatcagctgattttttggttgaaaacaaatcaaatTCATAAGTATTGAGGAATCTTGTAGTGGCTTGAAAAAATACGAGTTTCAAGTAACGAACAAGCTATATATTTAAAACACGTCTTGTGTGGCTGAAGTACAAGTTAGAATTGATTTGTTAGGAAAAAATAATACTCCGTGGTATCTAAGTTAGTTATGACAACGACGATTGCTACGTTAACACCCCTTCTCAATCGGCCATTCCTATTTGGCAGGATATTTCTCCTAAACGCTTGGAATCCAAAGGCTTAGTGAACATGCCGGCTAACTGGTATTTAGTTGCTACGTGTTCGATCCTCAATCGTCCATTCGCAATGTGGTCACGCAGGAAATGATGCTTGATATCAATATGTTTTGACCGCTTTGattcaaaatttcgcgccaTCCCAATACAACCTTGGTTgtcttcaaaaataatgaaGGCTTCATCCTTCTTCTTCAGTTCTAAGTCCTCTAGTACACCAGCTATCCAGATTCCTTCTGATACTGCAGAGCTAACAGCCACGTACTCTGCTTCGCTGGATGATGTGGAAACTGTTGTTTGCTTCTTGCTTGACCAAGACACTAGATTTCCAAACACCTTGAACGCATATCCGCTTACAGATTTTCTATCCACGGTATCCGATGCCCAGTCGGCGTCTGCATACCCGACCAGTGGCTCAGCTTCAGCGTATTTCTTGTATTCTAAGCATTTAGTTTTAGTACCTTTCAGATAACGGACCAATCGTTTCAAGCTCTGCCAGTGTGCTCTAGATGGATTTTGTTGGAATCGTCCCAGAAAACCCACAGGAAAACACACGTCCGGTCTGGTACAAAGCATGATGTACATAATTGTACCCAACAGTTCACGGTATGGTTAGTTGGTTCTTTCGTCATCACCAGACAGCATCATTCCTCTTTCCATGGGAGTTTTAATTGGATTACACTCCGACATTTGGAACCGCACCAACAACTTTTCAACATTTGTAGCTTGAGACAAACGCATAGTTCCTTCTTTATTGAGGTCCAGTTTCACTCCTAAAAAGTGAGTAGCTTCTCCACAATCCAACATGGCGAATATTGACATCAGTTGCTTCTTTAGTCCGATAATAGACATCTGCCTTCTTCCAACAATAAGCAGATCATCTACATAGAGTACGATGTAGATCTCGTCTTCCGGACGAATTCTTGTATACAGGCAGTAATCGTGCATTGATCGTTTGAAACCTAGCTCCAATAGTTTCTGGTTGAACTTCTCATTCCAACAACGGGGGATTGTTTTAGTCCGTATAGAGATTTGATCAATCTGCACACAGTATTTGGTGGTGATTTGACTCCATCCGGAACTACCATGAAAATCGTCTCCTTCAATTCTCCATGCAGAAACGCTGTTTTTACGTCCATTTGGTGGAACACAAAACCTTGTTGGATACCAGCTGCTAAAACGATCCTTATTGTGGTTGACTTGGCAACTGGAGCAAGAATTTCGTCATAATCCAGTCCAGGTTTCTGCTGGAATCCTTTGACTACCAGTCGGACCTTGCATCGAACTGGTTTACCGTCAGCATTCTCCTTCACTCGAAAAATCCATTTTGACTGCAGCGGTTTGACTCCTGGTGGACAGCCCGTGAAACGCCATACGTTATTTTTCTTCATGGAATGAAGTTCGTCTTCTACGGCCTCCAACCACGCATCCCGGTCAGGTCGATTTTCGATCTCATGAAACGTCTCGGGCGCATCTAGTGGAAAGGAACTGCCAGAAGTTGCTCTGTACCCAGTCAAATAGTCAAATAACTTACCGGGTAGTCGGCGCTCCCGTCTGCTATTCCTTGACAATTCTTGCTGTCTATCTGTGTGCAGAGGGAGCGCGCCGTCCACAGTTGTATCTGATTCAGGTTCACTTTCATGAGCATCAGTCTGCTTACGATCAGTAGAAATAGTGACATTCCCAACATCATTTTTATcttcaatttcattttcatcaTCGGTGATAGGTTCAGCTTCATTTTCCCCTTCTTGCTCGAAGGGGAACCCAACAAGTAACGGAACATCAGACTTTGGCATCTTCTCGGCAGCAAAGGGAAACGAGCCTTCATCGAACTTTACATCTCTTGCAATGGTCACCTTTCTCGTCTTCCTGTCCCAAAGGCGATAGCCGTTTTGAGCATACCCGATTATCATCATTTCACGACTTTTGGGGTCTAGTTTCTTTCGTTGCTGCGACGGTATCCACACAAAACATTTGCATCCGAAGATCCGCAATTTGTCCAAATTTGGCTTGCGATTAAACCACATTTCTGCTGGAGAAACACCACTCGGCAAGg
It includes:
- the LOC129717451 gene encoding innexin inx2-like is translated as MIGLTNSLREMLQVKPVDTTNTVWRLHSRATLYVLIFSTILLSARAYFGEPIDCITSGSSAIKSSINSYCWTLGTYISKDPQFVDAKWDFVKIGRKMGQIPKEQRVYQKYYQWVSFLLTIQAFLLSLPKHLWRCFEGCRMATLCSGLTSIFPPDAWTTKRKRRTLHYLRQEPRSKQLKYAYLFIFCELLNFALVLLNMLLLNFIITGFWYNYQPAMQALMTLDMDTWMTHNSLVFPKIAKCEFSTVGPSGSTQNHDALCLLPQNIVNEKIFAFLWLWFICLAVISGMQIIFRMFQLSCQCVREKLLYFQLGSISYGRVQRLVREANFGQWFMLYQMSKNINQDVMEDIVIGLTKQESLNGLSKQSLEQPVQVEMEVNTTESEITI
- the LOC129716562 gene encoding uncharacterized protein LOC129716562 — protein: MYIMLCTRPDVCFPVGFLGRFQQNPSRAHWQSLKRLVRYLKGTKTKCLEYKKYAEAEPLVGYADADWASDTVDRKSVSGYAFKVFGNLVSWSSKKQTTVSTSSSEAEYVAVSSAVSEGIWIAGVLEDLELKKKDEAFIIFEDNQGCIGMARNFESKRSKHIDIKHHFLRDHIANGRLRIEHVATKYQLAGMFTKPLDSKRLGEISCQIGMAD